Proteins encoded by one window of Lathyrus oleraceus cultivar Zhongwan6 chromosome 1, CAAS_Psat_ZW6_1.0, whole genome shotgun sequence:
- the LOC127115376 gene encoding F-box/kelch-repeat protein At3g23880-like, translating into MTGDDLLHSQSLPEDLILETLLRLPVRSLLQLKCVCKLWKTLISDSEFAKRHLQRLTMDPSITNPQFIIGRGDAKVTSFPVKPLLENPSEPTEAVEFSMEHRFSILGSCNGLVCLLDIDQGYVRLWNPSTRFKSKESPSLGSLFYHWAVTSYGFGYDHVNDKYKVLLDVHSHSLVRSGCSENVILYTFGENSWTSVQNFPFPIPTTSFQGKFVSGTLNWVVVREDGDYSRTTILSFDLGKETYSEILLPQNQKYDSYRDSKPNLGVLHNCLCLSFDIDTHLVLWLMKEYGVAESWTRLMMIPAEHLWKGVDQGPYCVVEPLFIFGNSIVLLKTVDRIFLYNFNSGRIDIPLISTSIGLKQHLHLETLVSPQL; encoded by the coding sequence ATGACCGGCGACGACTTACTTCACAGCCAATCATTGCCAGAAGATCTAATCCTTGAGACACTTTTAAGGCTTCCGGTGAGATCTCTCCTGCAATTGAAGTGCGTGTGCAAATTATGGAAAACCCTAATCTCAGATTCTGAATTTGCAAAGCGACACCTTCAGAGGTTAACCATGGATCCAAGCATAACCAACCCACAGTTTATCATTGGCCGGGGAGACGCCAAAGTTACTTCTTTCCCTGTAAAGCCGTTGTTGGAAAACCCATCAGAACCTACTGAAGCTGTTGAGTTCAGCATGGAACATAGGTTCAGTATTCTTGGTTCATGCAATGGGTTAGTGTGTCTGCTGGATATCGACCAAGGTTATGTCAGATTGTGGAACCCTTCAACCAGATTCAAATCCAAAGAATCTCCATCTCTTGGTTCATTATTTTATCATTGGGCCGTCACAAGTTATGGCTTTGGCTATGACCATGTTAATGACAAGTACAAGGTGCTACTAGATGTTCATTCTCATTCTCTCGTTAGAAGTGGTTGCAGTGAAAATGTGATACTATATACTTTTGGTGAAAATTCTTGGACAAGTGTCCAGAATTTCCCTTTTCCTATTCCTACCACTAGTTTCCAAGGAAAATTTGTAAGTGGCACTCTAAATTGGGTAGTTGTTCGAGAAGATGGTGATTATAGCCGAACTACGATTCTTTCCTTTGATCTTGGGAAGGAGACTTACAGCGAAATATTACTGCCTCAAAATCAAAAATATGATAGTTACAGGGATTCCAAACCTAACCTTGGTGTTTTGCATAATTGTCTTTGCCTGTCTTTTGACATTGATACTCATTTGGTTTTGTGGTTGATGAAAGAATATGGAGTTGCTGAGTCATGGACTAGACTGATGATGATCCCTGCAGAGCATTTATGGAAAGGTGTAGACCAAGGGCCATATTGTGTCGTTGAACCCTTGTTCATTTTTGGAAATAGTATTGTTCTGCTGAAAACGGTTGACCGAATTTTCCTGTATAATTTCAATAGTGGTAGGATAGATATTCCTTTGATTTCCACCTCGATTGGGCTGAAACAACATCTTCACCTTGAGACTCTTGTATCGCCGCAATTGTAA